From one Pseudoliparis swirei isolate HS2019 ecotype Mariana Trench chromosome 5, NWPU_hadal_v1, whole genome shotgun sequence genomic stretch:
- the zgc:92140 gene encoding uncharacterized protein C1orf21 homolog, which translates to MGCTSAKQVSAVPNEEEGRGKAYSNGDLFTDEYKMKGVEEVKYMRGDENRVNARNQENLEKSNVQCRGKQQKEVSSANIKSNIHTSESQQEFFRLLDEKIEKGQDYCSEEEEEEEEDGT; encoded by the exons ATGGGCTGCACCTCGGCCAAGCAGGTGTCGGCCGTGCCCAACGAGGAGGAGGGACGCGGCAAGGCCTACAGCAACGGAGACCTCTTCACTg acgAATACAAGATGAAgggagtggaggaggtgaagtaCATGAGAGGGGATGAAAACCGGGTGAACGCACGCAACCAGGAGAACCTG gAGAAGAGTAATGTGCAGTGCAGGGGCAAACAGCAGAAAGAGGTATCTTCAGCAAACATCAAGTCTAA cattcACACGTCAGAGAGCCAGCAGGAATTTTTCAGGCTGCTGGATGAGAAGATTgagaag GGACAAGACTACtgttcagaggaggaggaggaggaggaggaagatgggacATAG